The following coding sequences lie in one Arachis hypogaea cultivar Tifrunner chromosome 9, arahy.Tifrunner.gnm2.J5K5, whole genome shotgun sequence genomic window:
- the LOC112712710 gene encoding transcription factor bHLH30-like, with the protein MKQEINHNQHQGECSYSSSSYNMMHQHNMMMMSDEMIFGGGRGFINSNNMNMMNMNMNMLSSSDQMMHQQPQPQQQQPWSMPSIQELPFNNHESFIVPPQQQQQASPYASFFNSRRVHPSSSSSMQFAAAYHHHEGATSSFDLQAELSKMTAQEIMEAKALAASKSHSEAERRRRERINNHLSKLRSLLPSTTKTDKASLLAEVIQHVKELKRQTSMIAETSSVPTESDELTVDDASDEDGKLVIKASLCCEDRSDLLPELIKTLKSMKLRTLKADITTLGGRVKNVLFITAEQDYYSSSTANEDHHHQHDHNNSYQYCISSIQEALKAVMEKSNGGVGNEPGSSSASVKRQRTNIISSIS; encoded by the exons ATGAAACAGGAGATAAATCATAATCAGCATCAAGGGGAGTgttcttattcttcatcttcttacaATATGATGCATCAACACAACATGATGATGATGAGTGATGAAATGATCTTTGGAGGAGGAAGAGGCTTCATCAATAGCAACAATATGAACATGATGAACATGAATATGAACATGTTGTCTTCTTCTGATCAAATGATGCATCAGCAGCCGCAGCCGCAGCAGCAGCAACCATGGTCCATGCCATCAATACAAGAACTACCCTTCAACAACCATGAATCGTTTATTGTGcctccacaacaacaacaacaagcttCACCATATGCAAGCTTCTTCAACAGTAGAAGGGTtcatccatcatcatcatcttccatGCAGTTTGCAGCAGCATATCATCATCATGAGGGTGCTACTTCATCATTTGATCTGCAAGCTGAACTGAGCAAGATGACTGCTCAGGAAATCATGGAGGCTAAGGCTCTTGCTGCTTCCAAAAGCCACAGTGAAGCTGAGAGGAGGCGTAGAGAGAGGATCAATAATCATCTTTCTAAGCTCAGAAGCTTGTTGCCTAGCACCACCAAA ACAGATAAAGCATCATTGCTAGCAGAAGTGATTCAACATGTGAAGGAACTGAAACGGCAAACATCAATGATCGCAGAGACGAGTTCAGTTCCAACAGAATCCGACGAGCTCACTGTGGACGATGCATCTGATGAAGATGGCAAATTGGTAATTAAAGCCTCTTTGTGCTGCGAAGATAGGTCCGATCTCTTGCCTGAACTCATCAAAACCTTGAAATCAATGAAGCTTCGAACCCTCAAAGCAGATATCACTACACTCGGTGGCCGTGTCAAGAACGTCTTGTTCATCACCGCTGAACAAGATTACTACTCATCATCAACCGCCAATgaggatcatcatcatcaacatgaCCATAATAATAGTTACCAATACTGCATTAGTTCAATACAGGAAGCTTTGAAGGCAGTTATGGAGAAAAGTAATGGCGGTGTTGGGAATGAGCCTGGTTCTTCTTCTGCAAGTGTTAAGAGACAAAGGACTAATATCATATCCTCCATATCTTAG